Sequence from the Lacerta agilis isolate rLacAgi1 chromosome 6, rLacAgi1.pri, whole genome shotgun sequence genome:
CAAAACTGGACGGACGATATGAGGTTGAAAGCACATTATATAGTTTCTTACATGTATGACGTCCCAGCCATAGCCTGCCCACCCTTGTGCTCCCTTGGTTGGTGGACAGGGAGTGCAGTCCTTTTATGGATTTGTTCTTCTCAAACCATGTGTTTTTTCCCATTAAACAAGCTCAGCAGACTGATGCTCCAACTCTTGTAAGTTGGTGCTAACAACGGGAAATCTGTGGTCAGCCCTTAGCTAGGTTTTGAGTTTAACAAGGAGGTACAGCAGGGGCTCTGCTTGCTCACTGCCTGGCCAACCTCCTTTCCCAACTGCAGTCTGCTAGCTTACAAAATTAGCTTTTCTAAGTATTGACAACTTCCCCTAAAATGGTCAGGGAAAAGTTAGAGTAGCTGGCTTGTGTTGCCTGCTAATAGAGACTAAATGAGCAGAACCCAAGTGGGGATGCAGCATGGTGGAACTCATGCCAAGTGGGCCTGTGGCCAAGATCCAGGTCACATTTTCAAATGCCTTGCAATCCTTCCAACATATTAAGTAGGCAAGCAGAATAAAGAGACAGGAATCCATCTTGGAATTAACAGGATTGCTAAATCTACTCATTTGCTCTACGTACTTATTACTCTTTCCCATCTAGGGCTGGTCTTCTCTAATGGTCTCAGCTGGAAACATCAAAGACGGTTTGCCTTATCAACACTCAGAAACTTTGGTTTGGGCAAAAGGTCTTTAGAAGAAAGAATACAGGAGGAGAGCCGTTATCTAAAGGAAGCAATAGAAGCTGAGAAAGGTGAGAACCAGAATCAATAAACCTGTGGCATATTTACACTGCTATTTTCTATGAACAAGATCAAAAATACATTAGCCAGCGTGTGAAGCTCTTTGGCATTATTTCGTCACACAAATGTAGCTCTGCTTGGACTGGAATGACCCCGTGATGGAGAAGGGGGTGTAGATAGGAAGCTCCACAGAGGATCTTCTAGTTCCAGTGTGAAGTTCTGTGCTGGAACCTCAAGGCCACTGAGCTAGAACAGACTTAAGAACAAAGGTGGAGTGTTTGGGCTGAGGAGGTGTGCAGATTTTGATGATTTTGACAACCAACATCACAAATAGAATAGGGTTTGAAGTGCAATCATTTTGGTATATTTAGGTATATACTGTCTTTGAGATGGTCCTTACCCTTTTTGACAGCCAGTGTTACAAAAATGCTGTTTCCTGACCTCGTCCTGCCTGTGGATCTTTGAATCAGTATATCCATACTGCAGAATAATCCTTGCCTATGGAGAATATAAATACTCTTATGAAAATATAAATGGGCCTCAGAGTCCTGGGTGTCCCAGGTTAAATTACAGGATATAATGTTAATAGCAATGATTTCTTTGGCTAAAACAAATTCTACCCCTTCCACACCCATCCACTTTCCTCTCCTTCTGTTTTTGTTATATGGAAGCTAGAAGCACCCCAATTCCTTCtgcaccattttctctctctctccagggcaGCCATTTGACCCTCACTTTCAGATTAATAATGCTGTTTCAAATATCATCTGTTCCATCACTTTTGGGGACCGCTTTGATTACCATGACAGTCGTTTCCAGAAGCTACTGCACTTGCTTGATGAGGCATTGCTTCTTCAGGGAAGTTTTTGGACTCGGGTAGGTCTTCTCTGAGTTTTTTTGCATAACCACAACACAATTGCTTGGGCTCCAGTCACCTTCCCACATTCTTGTTGACTGTGCAATCATTTGCTTTGGTCCTCCTGTTTCTTCATGTTCAGATTTCTGTTTCCCCCGTGCTATTCATTCAAGACTCTTGTTCCATCCATATTCCTTTGCTGTCTAGTGTTGTTTATAAAAGCACTGAAGATACAAAGTTTGGGATGTGTTCAGTAATGTAAAGTGGGTGGCAGAACCATGTGTTACTGCACAGATCATGTTTTTAATGGAGGGAATAACGTGTGTGGCTGAATAAAATCTCTATGTGTGTGAACAGAGTGAGGCCATCACAAATGATATATATAGAGTGAGctgccattgttctgtcccagcttctgccaacctagcacttcgaaagcatacAAGTGCAattatataaataggtaccactgtggtgggaaggtaaacagcgtttccgtacgCTCAGGCTTCCATCATGGTGACCCGTTACACCGGAAGTGGTTTTAATCATGTTGGCTACGtgccccagaaagctgtctgtggacaaacactggctcccttgatCTAAAAAGCCAGATGATCGCCAccacctcatagtcgcctttgagtggacttaactgtccatgagtcctttaccttacctacatGGATTAATTCTACACACACCCCAGTTACAATCTGTGAATTGACACGCCATGCAGATGCATAACATAAAAGGGAAACTCTACATATTCATGACATGAGCAGGCATTGATAAAGGCCTTTTTCAAACGATGGTAATCTTCATGGGGAGTCAATCAGTGCATTAGAAGGTGTGCTTGCAGAACTCAGCACCATGATGCCATTTCATCTGCAATTCATACACTAACCAAGAAGTGAAGACATTGCCATGGGGTGCCATCGTAAGCAGTGGTGAGTGCAATATTTGCTCTGGTTCCAAGAGAGTTTGCCGTCTTTGAGCACAGCAGCCTTTATTACTGCTAGCCTCTTTCCCATGACAGCAGCATGATATGAATGTTTTTGGAGAGGGCTTTCCCTGCACGTACGTGATATTAGTGTTTATTTCCTCAGGTGTACGATCTCTTTCCCTCTGTCATGAAGCACCTGCCGGGGCCCCatcacacactttttaaaaaatggggtcaGTTGAAATCCTTTGTGAAAGAAATCATTGAAAAACACAAGAAAGACTGGAACCCATCTGAACCCAGAGACTTCATTGATGCCTACCTAAGTGAAATGGCCAAGGTGAGAGATGAAAAGGACCGAATGTAGATATATCTTTGATAATAAAAATGATAGCAGAAGGCAGagaaacaatattaaaaaccagAAATAGCCATGTAGCCCATAGTGGCCGAACACATTTCAATGTTTCCATTGAGTTTATtattccaggaaaaaaataaatttctgtaTGCAGGGGTGTGTATGCATGAATATGAAGTCATGTATTTTGTGTGGAGACAACTCCCCACTTGTTCACTGCTGGGATTTCACTACTTGTCTGTGTTTAGTGAGAGCAATCAGCTGTTGACCAGAACAATCCCAAGCTTCATGCCAGCATCAGTGATTCACAGGACTGTTGACTTGACCTTCCTAGATGCAGGATTAGAGTCACTGAATCCCCTGCTGATCTCTTGACATGTGGGTCTGACAGTAAGATGATGTTTTTAATGGCAGCTTAACTCCCtggtgcatttttgttttaaggaGGATTCTGCTTCCAGTTTCCATGAAGAAAACCTTCTACATTCAGCACTGGATCTGTTTCTAGCTGGAACGGAAACAACTTCTACAACCCTGCGTTGGGGTTTGCTGTATATGGCCATTTATCCAGACATTCAAGGTAGAACTGTAGCTGGCTCATTTGTCTTTCATTACTTTGGGTTGTATATAACAAAGGCCTACTGAAAGCAAACATCAATATATAATTTTATCATTAGATGCTGAAAAGGTTTTTGACAAAATATATAAACAGTATATAGTGGCTGTACTAAACTAATGGTGGTTGTATTTCCTTTAGAATGCATAAAATGGATTAAGATATTATGTAATTTGCCCACATCTAGACTAAAAGTAAATGCCATGTTTTCTGCTACTTTAGCGGAGCTAGACAAGGATGCCCACTTTCACCTTTGCTTTTCAATATTTGCGTGAAACTCTTGGCTTGCACTATTAGACAACATACCGGTATGTACTCTTGATCTATGGAGTCATACAGAATTCAATTGAATACAAATTGGTTTTATTTGCAGATGATAttcttttgtttatttctaaATCCTCCTGTGCTGATGCAGATGATAGGTGCCTTTCCTAAAATATCAGGATACTCTGTTGACTGGTCCAAATGAAAATTGATTCCAATAAGTGAAAATTTGGTTACCCATTCATTTAAGGAGTATCAATTCTCTGTCTGCTCAAATCTGTTAAATATTAAAGATGGGCCATCCCTACAGATCTTAGATAAAGTATATTCTTCTTGTGTTGATAggagattttcttttatttgcagcAAAAGTCCAAGCGGAAATAGATTCTGTGATTGGCCAGTCTCGCCAGCCAGTGATGGATGACAGGGACAGCATGCCGTATACCAATGCTGTTGTTCATGAAATTCAAAGAATAAGCAACATTATACCTTTGAATGTGCCCCGAGTGACAACTAAGGACTGTACACTGGCTGGGTTTCATATTCCCAAAGTAAATACTAAGAAGATAAACCTTTCTGATATGCCTTTCCTCTTCTCCTAAGATGTGAAAACTTGATGCCAAAGTTCTAAATCAGGGTTAGGCAGTGTGGTGCTCccaagatgttgttgaactccttCTGCttgagccagcatggccaatgggcagcgTCTGGCGTGTTCTTTGGGCACATCAAGATCTGGAGTGGAGAGAAGGGGTTATGGCTAGATAGACTTTTGGcaaaatggattcaaactgcagtcTGTACCATTTGCATGGATAGCTACTTTCTTTATTAATGATCATGACTAATAACCCAAACTGCAACAACTGGCATCTTGTGTTTCCTATCCTAGGTaatggtacccctgaccattaggtcgtgatgtggatgactctggggttgcagcgctcatctcactctataggccgagggagccggtgtttgtccgcagacagcttctgggtcatgtggccagcatgactaagctgcttctggcgaaccagagcagcacacgtaaatgccgtttagcttcccaccggagtggtacttaTCTATCtttttgcactttgacgtgctttcgaactgctatattggcaggagctgagacaaagcaatgggagctggccccgtcacagggatttgaaccgctgaccttctgatcggcaagccctaggcactgtggtttagaccacagcgtcatcTGCATCCTCTCGTT
This genomic interval carries:
- the LOC117048302 gene encoding cytochrome P450 2J2-like is translated as MLLQLLSVLWEALSLQVVLVFLATFLLLADYKKQICPRNYPPGPTPLPFLGNILYLDFKKPQISARKLAEKYGNIFGLQTGNIRIVVVNGLHLVKEALVHQGEYFVDRPKSPVLDKVFGSLGLVFSNGLSWKHQRRFALSTLRNFGLGKRSLEERIQEESRYLKEAIEAEKGQPFDPHFQINNAVSNIICSITFGDRFDYHDSRFQKLLHLLDEALLLQGSFWTRVYDLFPSVMKHLPGPHHTLFKKWGQLKSFVKEIIEKHKKDWNPSEPRDFIDAYLSEMAKEDSASSFHEENLLHSALDLFLAGTETTSTTLRWGLLYMAIYPDIQAKVQAEIDSVIGQSRQPVMDDRDSMPYTNAVVHEIQRISNIIPLNVPRVTTKDCTLAGFHIPKDTLLLTNLTSLLFDEDEWETPNVLNPGHFLENGQFRKREAFLPFSAGKRACLGEQLARTELFIFFTALIQKFTFQAPKDVTLSREFRIGLTVSPLPYRICAFSR